In a genomic window of Phyllostomus discolor isolate MPI-MPIP mPhyDis1 chromosome 5, mPhyDis1.pri.v3, whole genome shotgun sequence:
- the TYSND1 gene encoding peroxisomal leader peptide-processing protease has product MRRQWEPAMRVAEQAGCVVSASRAGQPEAGLWSCSGVILSRSPGLVLCHGGIFTPFLRAGSRVLTEAGASFLPGDSCGDDLRLHVQWGPTAASPLGRVERGRPGLCTPQCAGLEPSPPARHRGPPLEPPHPAELLLLLSCPDFRAHFASLFGSEAAEQWRFASAAREEEVSEDEEEDQLRALSWFALLRVRHGLEEEADLRGPALAVVPLGTVPKGTPLLACGSPFGSFCPDIFLNTLSRGVLSNTAGPLLLTDARCLPGTEGGGVFAVRPAGALVALVAAPLCWKAHEWVGLTLLCAAAPLLRAARDALRSLHPNTTSLAALLPPELGAPWALPLQDPGPLWAAAAVLVEYGTVWGSGVVVAPRLVVTCRHVAPREMARVLVRPTTPKSAKIWGHVVFATRETSPYDIAVVSLEKELEGVHMPVPTEHFHEGETVSVVGFGVFGQACGPSVTSGILSAVVQVDDTPVMLQTTCAVHGGSSGGPLFSTSSGDLLGIVASNTRDNNTGATYPHLNFSIPITVLQPALQRYSQTGDLGGLRELDHVAEPVRVVWRLQRPLAETPRSKL; this is encoded by the exons ATGAGGCGACAATGGGAGCCTGCCATGAGGGTAGCCGAGCAGGCGGGCTGTGTGGTGAGCGCCTCTCGGGCCGGGCAACCCGAGGCGGGCTTGTGGAGCTGCAGTGGGGTGATCCTGAGCCGAAGCCCGGGCCTGGTGCTTTGCCATGGCGGCATCTTCACCCCTTTTCTGCGGGCTGGCAGCAGGGTGCTGACTGAGGCCGGTGCCAGCTTCCTGCCCGGCGACAGTTGCGGCGATGACCTGCGCCTGCACGTGCAGTGGGGCCCAACGGCCGCGAGTCCCTTAGGCCGCGTCGAGCGGGGCCGCCCGGGGTTGTGCACGCCCCAGTGCGCCGGCCTGGAGCCCAGTCCCCCAGCCCGGCACCGCGGCCCGCCCCTGGAGCCCCCGCACCCTGCTgagctgctgctgttgctgagCTGCCCGGACTTCCGGGCGCACTTCGCGAGCCTCTTCGGGAGCGAGGCGGCCGAGCAGTGGCGCTTCGCAAGCGCTGCACGGGAGGAAGAAGTGtcggaggacgaggaggaggatcAGCTGAGAGCGCTGAGCTGGTTCGCGCTGCTGCGTGTGAGGCAcggcctggaggaggaggcagacctGCGCGGGCCAGCATTGGCCGTGGTGCCTCTCGGGACCGTGCCCAAGGGCACTCCGCTGCTGGCCTGTGGCTCCCCGTTTGGGTCCTTCTGCCCTGACATCTTTCTCAATACGCTCAGCCGCGGTGTGCTCAGCAACACTGCGGGCCCGCTACTGCTCACCGATGCACGCTGCCTGCCGGGCACGGAGGGTGGTGGCGTGTTCGCAGTGCGACCTGCGGGGGCACTGGTGGCGCTGGTGGCGGCTCCCCTCTGCTGGAAGGCCCACGAGTGGGTGGGCCTCACACTGCTCTGCGCTGCTGCCCCTCTCCTCCGCGCCGCCCGTGATGCGCTCCGTTCCTTGCACCCCAACACGACTTCCCTGGCCGCACTTCTGCCCCCCGAGTTGGGCGCCCCGTGGGCCCTGCCACTCCAAGATCCCGGACCCCTGTGGGCAGCCGCAGCCGTTCTGGTGGAGTATGGCACCGTCTGGGGCTCTGGAGTGGTCGTGGCGCCCCGCCTCGTGGTGACCTGCCGGCATGTGGCACCCCGCGAGATGGCCAGAGTCCTGGTGCGCCCCACCACCCCCAA GAGCGCCAAGATCTGGGGACACGTGGTGTTTGCCACTCGCGAGACATCTCCATACGACATAGCAGTGGTGAGCCTGGAGAAAGAACTAGAAGGTGTCCACATGCCTGTGCCCACTGAGCACTTCCACGAAG GTGAGACCGTCAGCGTGGTGGGCTTTGGCGTTTTTGGCCAGGCTTGTGGGCCCTCGGTGACCTCGGGCATCCTGTCAGCTGTGGTGCAGGTGGATGACACACCGGTGATGCTGCAGACCACATGTGCCGTGCATGGTGGCTCCAGTGGGGGACCCCTCTTCTCTACCTCCTCAGGGGACCTCCTGG GCATCGTTGCCAGCAATACCCGGGACAATAACACGGGGGCCACCTACCCGCACCTGAACTTCAGCATTCCCATCACGGTGctccagccggctctgcagcGCTACAGTCAGACTGGCGACCTGGGCGGCCTCCGAGAGCTGGACCATGTCGCTGAGCCCGTGAGGGTGGTATGGCGGCTGCAGCGGCCCCTGGCAGAGACCCCGAGGAGCAAGCTCTGA
- the AIFM2 gene encoding ferroptosis suppressor protein 1, translating to MGSQVSTDVRGVHVVIVGGGFGGIAAASQLQARNVPFTLVDAKDSFHHNVAALRASVESGFAKKTFIPYSVSYKERFRQGLVVEIDLTNQTVLLEDGEVLPFSHLILATGSTGPFPGKLNQAFSQQDAIQAYEDMVQQVQRSKSIVVVGGGSAGVEMAAEIKTEYPEKEVTLVHSKVALADKELLPCVRQEVKEILVQKGVQLLLSERVCNLGKLPLNEYRECIDVQTDKGTELTANLVIVCNGIKVNSSAYHSAFDSQLASDGALRVNEYLQVEGYSHIYAIGDCADVKEPKMAYHAGLHANIAVTNIVNSMKERPLKAYKPGALTFLLAMGRNDGVGQISGFYVGRFMVRLVKSRDLFISTSWKTMRQSAP from the exons ATGGGGTCCCAGGTGTCCACGGACGTGAGAGGTGTGCACGTGGTGATCGTTGGCGGAGGCTTCGGCGGGATTGCAGCCGCCAGCCAGCTGCAGGCGCGGAATGTCCCCTTCACTCTGGTGGACGCCAAGGACTCCTTCCACCACAACGTGGCAGCCCTCCGAGCCTCCGTGGAGAGCG GGTTTGCCAAAAAGACATTTATTCCCTACTCGGTGAGCTACAAGGAAAGATTCCGGCAGGGCCTGGTGGTTGAGATCGACCTAACGAATCAGACGGTGCTGCTGGAGGATGGCGAG GTGCTGCCCTTCTCACATCTCATCCTGGCCACTGGCAGCACTGGGCCCTTCCCTGGCAAGTTGAACCAGGCTTTCAGCCAGCAGGACGCCATTCAGGCCTATGAGGACATGGTGCAGCAG GTCCAGCGCTCGAAGTCCATCGTGGTGGTAGGCGGAGGCTCCGCGGGAGTGGAGATGGCGGCAGAGATTAAAACAGAGTACCCCGAGAAAGAG GTCACTCTTGTTCACTCCAAGGTGGCCCTGGCCGACAAGGAGCTGCTGCCCTGTGTCCGGCAGGAAGTGAAGGAGATCCTGGTCCAGAAGGGTGTGCAGCTGCTGCTGA GCGAGCGGGTGTGCAACCTGGGGAAGCTGCCTCTCAACGAGTATCGAGAATGCATCGATGTACAGACGGATAAAGGCACGGAGCTGACCGCCAACCTGGTGATTGTCTGCAACGGTATCAAGGTCAACAGCTCTGCCTACCACAGTGCCTTTG ATAGCCAGCTGGCCAGCGATGGTGCCCTGAGGGTGAACGAGTACCTCCAGGTGGAGGGCTACAGCCACATCTATGCCATCGGCGACTGTGCCGACGTGAAGGAGCCCAAGATGGCCTATCACGCCGGCCTCCATGCCAATATTGCTGTGACCAACATCGTCAACTCCATGAAAGAGAGGCCCCTCAAGGCCTACAAGCCAG GTGCACTGACATTCCTCTTGGCCATGGGCAGGAATGATGGTGTGGGCCAGATCAGTGGCTTCTACGTGGGGCGCTTCATGGTTCGGCTGGTCAAGAGCCGGGACCTGTTCATCTCTACAAGCTGGAAAACCATGCGGCAGTCTGCAccctga